CGGCCGGAGGTGCAGACTCCGGAGCTGGTCCCTGCTCCACTCATGGCTCTCGTCCTCCCTGGAGAAGTCAAACACGTTGAAGCCGCGCGGAGTGGCTAAGCCGTAGTAGAGCTTTCCGTCACGGCTGACGATGCTGTCGGTAAAAGAAAAGAAGAGGCACATGACGGTGAGGACGACAACCAGCGCCACGGTGAGCCACTGGTTGGAGGTCTCGCACTTGCCGTGGTTGGTGAAGGACGGGCTTAGCGCCTGGTATGCCAGCACAGTGCCTGTCGGCAGGAGCTGCGCAAGGTTTGCCACGCCTGACATGACCCTGTCCATGGTAGGGGTTGCCGTTGGCGGTGGTACCGTGTCCGGGACTGGTATCTCATTGTCGTCGTCGACGTCCTTGGTGGCGGTCGGAGGAGTTATCTGGATCGCCGTggacgagggagaagaagaagttgccatTGTAGGTACTAAGCTCGATATGGGCGTGTGCGTGCGTGTTCTAGGTTCCAGCTAGAAATAGTCCAAGCTGATCTACACCTTCTTGTTTTATAGGAAAATTAATCCATTGATGATTCCAAAGTCCAACGCTGTCGCACATGATTTGCTGGGTGCTGGAAGGGCTATACATCCATTCGTGTACGGAGACTTCAACTCTCTAGCTAGCTTTGTTTAACATAGTTAGTGCAGGTTATAAATCACATTTTTCTCTTATTTCAAAAGGTGATTtcttagatactccctccgttccataatgtactGCGCCCACGCTCCCCAGATCCAACTTTGAAtttaaatttaaccaacgagaccgactgcggcgggaatAAAAATTATACCACTAAATTGATATCGAAAAACTGAATTCACtagtataatttttgctcccgccacaGTAGGTCTCGGTAGTTAAATTTACGATCAAACTTGAATCTTGAAAAGCGCGGGCGCATTAtattatgaaatggagggagtatcaaaaAGAAGGTTGAGATCCGGGCCTCGATATTATTCTGATGCATGCAGCTTCTTTTATTGAACTTGATGCAAGACGAGTGAAAAAATAAAGCGCTAGTCGCTGCTAACAGGACACTATAGCGTTTTAAAAAGTGACATCTAACTAATCAATGTACAATGTGATATAGTATGCTAATAGCATATTTTCAAACTTAGTATTTTTCTACGTTTGGGATGAGCGGTAAGCTATCTAAAAACCATATTTCGTAGGAATGTGTAATAAAGTTGCGACTCATGGTGCAGATACGGCCCCAAGCCCCATGGTCAGACTGTTCACCTTTTTTTTAGAAGAACATGGAGGCCTCTCTCCGGTTCCATTAACCAGAATGAAACCATACAGAGTCTTAACAGCTACTAAGCTAAGGTTCATTGTCCAGGCTTTAAACCGTTATTACAGCCCTGCTCGACAAGAGCCAAAGGGCAAAAACGAAAACACAATGAAGGCAAAAACAGGCGCCTGTTAAAACAGGGGTGAGATCACACCACAAACTCGCTCGCGCCCCTCCTCTTGAGTGGTGGTGCCAGGGCCGCTTGGGGCGACCAGCAGATTGCGAGGGTAGACACGGGGCTATTCACCATGGTCTTGCCGTCAGTGTCGCGCTTCTTGGCAAGAGAAAAGAAACCGCCGTCTTCAGAAATCTTGAGGTTGTCCCAGCATACACCAGCATCCAATCCAGGGTTCCTAGCCTTCAGCCATATGAGATCATCAAGGGTTGCTGGATTAGCTTCGCCAGCGCACTCAGGAACTCTTCCACTCGGCTTTTGCTTGCTTCTGGGGTCAGAACCACCCAGGACTTGAGCATCCTGTGTATCGGTCTCCACACCTGATTAATAGACGTCCAAATGGTGTTATTAAAAATCATAGAGTTCCTATATTTCCATAAACACCAAAGGACAGCCGAATAACTACGTTTGAAGCTAAATTCTTTTTATTAGAGATCCAAAATCGGGCCACAGATTCAAAGTTTGTACCCAAGTCCTTTTGGAAAAAGAGATTGACAAACGACCAAATATTCCTGGCTACaacacagtcaaaaaataaatggTGGTTTGTTCTTGTTCAGCACAGAAAACACAATCAAGTGGTTTGATTATATGTCTTTTCCTCAGGTTGTCTCTAGTCATCAGCTTGTTTTGGGAAAACAGCGAAAGGAAGACATGAATCTTTTGGGGCACTACCAATTTCCAAACAGCTGGCAGGAACAGGGGTTGCACCCCTCTAAAGTTAATCACATGGTACAAAGAACTAGAGGAGTAGACACCCTTATTCTCAAGTTGCCAGATCAGAGCATCAGAATCACCATCGAAGATGATTTCTTTAGCAATCTCCACTAGCTGGTACCATTGTTCCATCATCTTACTGCCAAAGTTCCTCCTAAAGGTCAACTTCAGTGTTTCACCATCCCAGACATCTCTGGCACTTTTATTTTGCTCATTGCAAATCATATATATGTGCCAGAATTGTACTGCTAGGGGGGaggtgccaaaccaagtatcttcccaaaACCTAATATTGTCTCCTGTCCCTATTTTCCATCTATATCCAAATTTCAAGGTTTGGGTGATGGACTTCACTCCTTTCCAGAACCTAGAGGTACTGGTGGAGGTGCTTGGGGCAAAAATATTAGTTTTGCCCCTCATATATTTCTGGTCTATCATCATCTTTCAGGGTTTTCCTTCACCTTCATAGTATCTTTTAACCCAAGATCCTAAGAGGCAGAGGTTCACCTATTTTCGTAAGTGTTTTCCAATGATTTTGCTTTGCACATGGTTTAATGGATGGATAGCATCATGGCAATACGCATAGCATGAGAGAAGCTGCTAGAGattggtactccctctgttcctaaatatttgtcttttcgaGATTTGAAATAGACTACcacgtacggatgtatatagacatattttagagtgtagattcactcattttgctccgtatgtagtcacttgttgaaatcactaaaaagacaaatatttaggaacggagggagtagtatctcaCACACACGAAGTTTTTGCAAGCCAGCACACATGCACCtagatgaacagtaaaatctaaaaaataaaaaaatgtgatAAACACTGATGTGTGTTTCACCTGCGTGTAAATTTGGAAGCATTTGGAAACATCAATTATGTTCTGCTGCCCAGGCCTCCATGAATGTCATTTCATCATGGAAATTTGCATACATGTTTAACACTCATCAATGTTTCTTGGCAAAAAGTTCAGAAATTTTTGAAATccttttagtattttttttctgatTTTACTGTTTATATCAGATGCATATGAGGTCGTGCGCAGAGAGAATCTAGTACTCCTATTCATGGTCGCCGGAGCAGAAAATCGATGAAAGATTCACATGCATGGACCAACGACGAAGTAAACGGAAAGGAACGTGCGCGTCCGTGCATGGACAACGCTGCAACGTACTATATACAGACTTGAAAGAAACAACACACTAACATATTACATCCAACTTGGAGAAAAGAATTTGCACCGAGCCAAGTAGCTAGCTAGCTACCTATAGCAGCTTTTCCTTCTCACGGCTGCTAGAGTAACCATCGTTTTTTTATCCTTCGCCGAGTCAGAGGAATCTCGGCCCATTGTATACGTACAAAACAATGGAAGATGAGTAGTACTTCTAGCGATGCCGCAACAGAGGTGATGCGGACACAAACATTACTTGTTGATGAGCATGCTCCGGTTGCACTTCAATGTCGTGGCAATATTGGGGCAACATATCCGCTAATCCGGTCTTCCATACGAGGAATAACCAGATGCATGCATCGAGGTAGGTTATCATTTTGCAAGCTGTGTGACACAAAGTTTATTGGAAATTCGATTCATACCCAAAGGTGATATGTTGCGACGGAGGGAGGATGTTATGATTTAATCAGTTAAGATGTTGCGGAGTTCTTATAACCAGTACGTCTATAAATCAGATTTTTCTTGGATCTCATTCTCGATTCACACGTTGTaaaaggtttttttttttttttttttgtaaaTGCTCTGGCGAGGCTGTCGCAGTCCTTGGTAGCATAGTAGAGGGTCTTCTGACCATCTGCAGACCTGAATCAACCGGATGCTTCTGATTTTGCTATGGGAATAGTGGCCCTGGCAACGCCATCCTAATCCTTAGCCCATTCTGCAGAGAATGATGATCCACGGCACATGGGCGCATTGACAAGGGCATCTAACGACTAGGGATGCCAAAAACAGCAAATCCAACGGCGGAAATTGCTAGTGCTCTAAGATGGACGGATTAATGTCCTATTTTAATGTATCTAAATGTATATATGTGGCCTCCTCACTCCGCTTCTTACACCGCAAGTTTTAGATTTGTCCACATTTTTTTTACT
Above is a window of Triticum aestivum cultivar Chinese Spring chromosome 6B, IWGSC CS RefSeq v2.1, whole genome shotgun sequence DNA encoding:
- the LOC123139681 gene encoding protein DMP2-like; the encoded protein is MATSSSPSSTAIQITPPTATKDVDDDNEIPVPDTVPPPTATPTMDRVMSGVANLAQLLPTGTVLAYQALSPSFTNHGKCETSNQWLTVALVVVLTVMCLFFSFTDSIVSRDGKLYYGLATPRGFNVFDFSREDESHEWSRDQLRSLHLRPLDFVHSLFAAVLFLTVAFSDVGLQNCFFPDASRNAQELLKNLPLGMAFLSTVVFTIFPTKRKGIGFSDSTPRPKVDHLN